In Nostoc edaphicum CCNP1411, the sequence AGCAATATGATGATGAAGCCATGAACAAAACCGTTGAAGTTCTACCGGATCAGCCAGCGCTGGTTGCACGAGCGCTAGAATTAATTCTGTCCAAATTAGAAACTGCCATTGAGCAGCGTGGACGGTTTACCATTGCCTTATCTGGCGGCAGTACACCTAAACCGTTATACGAAGCAATAGCTACTCAAAAACTGCCTTGGGATAAAATTCATATATTCTGGGGGGATGAGCGTTATGTGCCACCAGATCACCCCGATAGCAATGAGCTGATGACGCGTCGTGCGTGGCTAAATCGTATTGACATCCCAGGGGCTAACATTCACCCCGTACCAACTTTAGAAGCCAATCCAGAACTGGCTGCTGATAAGTATGAAAAACATCTCAAAGAATTTTTCAATTCTTCTGGGGTTGAGTTCCCCGCGTTGGATGTAGTATTACTAGGAATGGGTGATGATGCACATACCGCATCTTTGTTTCCCCATACAGAGGCTCTTAAAGTACGCGATCGCCTCGTGACTGTGGGTAACAAAGACGGAAACCCCAGAATAAGTTTCACATACCCCTTCATCAACTCTGCTCGTAGCGTGATTTTTCTGGTTGCTGGTGCTAATAAACGACCAGCTTTAGCGCAAGTCTTTGCACCTGTAGCCGATGACTTCACTTACCCATCCCGCTTAATTCAGCCCCAAGGTGAACTTTGGTGGCTGCTAGATACGGCAGCAGGTTTGGAACTCCAACATTGAATAATGGGGAATTGGGCATTGGGCATGGGGCATGGGAGAGAGGTGGGTAAATTATCCCTTGTTCCCCTCATCGTCCCTTTCCCCACCTCCCCGTATCCAATTCATCGTTCTATCAGCAGTAATTGCTAGAATCTAAAACTAGGGCCGCCTTCTGCTTGCCAGTCCTACTACTTTGTCAAGCTAATTTTGAGGGTTTGTAGTAAGCACAAAGTGTGCTTAGAAAATAAGGACTTTAGTCCTTACTACGAACTTGCTTACCCATCAATTTAAACTTGACAGATTACTACTTATATCTATGATGATCTTGAACAAAGGCTAAATATCGATGATCGTCTGCCCTAATTGCAATCATCCCAACCCTGATGGCGCTGTCCAGTGTGAAGCTTGCTATACACCGTTACCCGCAACTACTAACTGTCCCAGTTGTGGGGCAACTGTGCAAGCAGATGCTGCATTCTGTGGCCAGTGTGGCTATAACCTTCATTCAGCAGGAGTTCCACACGTTCATCCCGCAACAGTAGCTACAACAGTTACTCCCGATGTTCCTGTGGAAGTGCCAGCGTTAGTTCCACCCGATCCACTGTTAGAACTTTTGCAACCAGATTCATTGGGAATAAGCGGTTCTACTAACTCCCATCCTCCTAGTTCATCTTTACCACCAACAGAGGTGGCAGTTCCCCCAGAACCAGCGCCACAGGTATCTGTTTCATACAGTAGCCCCCCAGAACCTGCACCAACCGTTGCAGCTCAACCTGTAGTCTCTGTACAAAGTATTCCTACTCCACCACCCTTAGAACCAGCGCCCGCCCCTGGAGCCAAAGTACCCCCACCAGCAGCACCAGCACCAACTGTAACTGCTGCCAGAACGCAATTGCAGCAGGTTACAGCGAAGTTAATCCACGTTCAAAGCGATTTGCTAATTGAATTGCCGCAAAATCTCTCTGTAATTCATATCGGCAAGTCCAATGACCGGATTCCACCAGATATAGATGTTTCAGGATTTCCCAATTCAGAAATTGTCTCGCGGATTCATGCAGATATTCGCGTCGAGGGAGATGCTCATTATGTAGAGGATGTGGGAAGTTCTAATGGTACTTACATTAATAATTTGCCACTTTTACCAGGAAACCGTCATCGCTTGCGACCAGGCGATCGCATCAGCTTAGGTAAAGGAGACTTAATGACATTTCTCTTTCAACTTGCTTAACTGATTCTTGATCAATTGTGACATCAGTCTAAGCATTTTCTGCCCACCCTCTGGCATCCTTTTTGAAGGATCAACAAATAAACCGCATCGAACAAGCGACGGATAACTATGTTGTTCTTGATAGCGCCATAGTTGACAGCCGTCGCTTCGAGGTGCGAATTGTTGCATTGCCCAGCAACTCCATTACCTTAATAATTACACTAGGATGGATGAAAATACACTGCCAATTTTAGATTGTGAATTTTTCAGAAAATCTAAAATCCAAAATCCAAAATCCAAAATTGAGTGACCTATGAGGGAACCAAGTAAAAATTTTGAAACCTTGCTCACCAAAGAAGCCCCGCCAGTTGTTGAACGCATGGGGCTAACCTGGCTAATTGCAGCAGCGATCGCAACTGCTTTACTGTGGCAAGTACCAGGAGGAGACTATATCTTATACCCGTTTACAATTCTGGCAACTTGGTTTCATGAAATGGGTCACGGCCTAATGGCACTCCTGTTAGGGGGACAGTTCCAGAAATTACAGATTTTTAGCAATGGTTCTGGTGTCGCAACTTATGGTATTCGGTCATCATTGGGGCCAATTGGCCTGGCATTGATCGCAGCCGCAGGCCCAATGGGGCCACCTCTTGCCGGTGCAGTTTTGATTCTGGCTTCCCGCAGTTTTACAGCAGCAACCCTCTGTTTGAAAATTTTAGGCGGTTTTTTGCTGTTTTCCACATTAATTTGGGTACGTTCCTGGTTTGGATTGGTGGCAATTCCCTTGTTGGGTTTAATAATCTTGGGTATTGCCCTGAAAGCACCTCGTTGGGCGCAAGGATTTGCTATTCAATTTTTGGGTGTACAAGCTTGTGTGAGTACCTTCCATCAACTTAATTATCTATTTAGTAGTTCTGCTGGTTCCCTTGGACTCTCTGATACAGCGCAAATGCAGAGGTATTTGCTTTTACCTTACTGGTTTTGGGGCGGGTTGATGGCGATCGCATCTCTGGTGATTTTAGTCCAAAGTCTCCGCGTTGCCTATCGTTCGGAGTAAAGGTAACAAAGCAATGCAAAAAAGGCAATTGAAAATTGCCAGCCTTAGAGATTGCTATTTGTGCAAGCAATTGAAGAACTAAAGGAAAAATTTATCAGTATAATAGCCTGGATATTGTTAAAAAAATTCGCCTTCGTCGCTAATAACTCTTGCCTTAGCGTCCTTCGCGGTTCGATACCCTAACCATGTCCACCCAACCTACAATTCAAAGCATATACACCGATGGTGCTTGCACCGGTAATCCTGGCCCTGGCGGCTGGGGTGTTGTTGTCTACTTCAGCGATGGCTCAATCCACGAAATGGGCGATGCATCCCCTCATACCACTAATAATAAAATGGAGATGCAAGCTGCGATCGCAGCCCTCCAATTTTTGCAAACATCTGAACAAGCCCAACCCATTACCCTGCATACCGATAGCGAATACCTGATTAACTGCGTTACCAAGTGGGTGAAAGGCTGGAAAATGAAAGGCTGGAAAAAATCAGATGGTAAACCAGTCCAAAACCAAGACCTTTTAGAAATTTTGGATGAACTCAATACCCAACAGGTAAAATGGCAACACGTCCGAGGACATTCTGGTAACATAGGTAACGAACGTTGTGATGTGATCGCTCGCACATACGCCAGTGGCAAAACCCCTTCCCTGCAACAATTATCTCCCAAAAATCTTTACAAATCTTTACCCTCCAAAAATGAACTAAATGTAGCAAAAGTAGCTGATTATGAAAAAAACTCTAGAATAACTAACCAAAGTCCTCAAGAAATCAGTACTTCTGCACCAGAAATAACCGTTATGGAACCATCAACTGGCCCAACTGCGGCCGCAACAGATGAAAAACCGCCAGAAATGAGGGTTTCGCAACTCCGCAGCTTGGTCGAAACTCTGCGTATTGCTGATGAAATTTCTGAAAAAGGCTACTTAATCACCAGTTCTGAGTTAGCAGACTTGATGGATGTCCACGCTAGCGCTGTCACTAGTCGTGGAGATCAATGGCGCTGGCGAAACTGGATAGTGTCACGGGTACGTCGTGAAGGAAATCAAATTCTTTGGGAATTGGAACGTGGGGATCAAGTAGGAGGTGAAGAGGATTAAGGAGTGCTGAGTGCTGAGTTGTGAGTGCTGAGTAGGAAGTTTAGAGGGAGTAGTGAAGAGTTTAGAGTGAGTAGTTAAAAATTCACAACTCAGCACTCAGCACTCATCACTCAGCACTATATTTGCGTCCTCGCCACTCGCGCGGGGTGCGGAACGCAGATAAGAATATTCGTAGTACCGCTAAGGGATCGGCTAAAGGGGAAAGCCAGAACAACCAACCGCCTTTAGCGTTTGTGCGATCATAAGAAGGTGCGATCGCTATCAGCATAGCAAAGCGAATCACCAGCAGGAATAAATTCAGTCCCAGCAGGAGAAGTGTGGGGATGGGTAGAGACGCAATTAATCCCGTCTGTAGCAAGTGTGAGAGTGGGGGAGAAATCAACAAGTAAGTGAGGACAATTAAAAGGGGTAGACCTTGAACAGATGTGAGTAGCCATAAATCTCCCCACAACTGAGAACGAGAAGTTGCATCTTTGAGATCGAGACTGCGCCCCCATTCCTTCCACGTCTCCATCGCCCCTTCATACATCCGTACCTTCAAAACCTTTGCGCCATCTAAAAAGCCCACTTTATACCCTTGAGTAGCAATATTCCGTGCCAAGGTAACATCATCACAAAAAGAACCACTCGCACTGCTATAACCACCCACAGCAGCTAAAACGGAACGACGACACAAAAAGCACTGCCCATTAGCCATAACCCGTTCTGGCTGATTTGTATTGATCCCCGCTGGATCAAATCGGTAAAGCAGAGTCATCAACAAAGCAGGTTGTAGCCAGCACTCTCCTGGATATTTAAGTATGAACTGGGGTGAAAGGGAAACCAAGTCATAGCCTTGCGCTTCGGCCGTCTTCAGCAAACCAGCAACTAAACCAGGATGTGGTTGGATATCAGCATCCAGCCCCAGAAACCACTGACTAGCCTCTGAGCTATATAAAAAACCGTTATGCAATGCCCAAGGACGCCCCACCCAACCATCGGGTAAGGGATCGTCTGTCATGATGCGAAAGCGCGGATCTTTCTGCTGTGAGGCTTTTACCAAGTCGGGGGTACCATCACTAGACTTACTGTCTACCACCATAATTTCCCGAACTTCATAGCTTTGTTGACTTAAACCAGCTAACAGAGGGCTAATGCGAAGCGCCTCATTTAGTGTGGGAACGACGACGCTAACTCTACCCAAAAGCTCTGGTGTCGGCTGTTGGGGTTCTATTGGAGGATGGCGTCTTGGCCCTTTTAACAGGCGCGAAAATAGAATCGCCGTTGCTGGTACTTGGATAAGTAGCAATAAAAAGGAGATAGCACTTTCTACTATCAAAGCGTTGTCATTACTCATTAGGCATGGGGCAAAACAGTTATGTGAGCGGTAGCGGAGAGTTGAGCCAGTTCCGAGTTCTCAGTGCTGAGTAATAAAGAAGTTAAATTATTCACTCAGCACTCATTACTCAGCACTCAGCACTACTACTTTCCCATTCCCTAATTTATCGCCTTATTTCAAGGCAACTTCAACCTTTGCTACTGATACTTCTTTGCTTACTGATTCAACAGCAACTTGGGCGGGTGTGGTAGAACTCATTAACCACAGCGCCACCGCCGGAGTTACACCTAGCAATAAACCGAGCAACACAGGTATAGAGAATCCAGCTGCCAAACTGAGTCCGGCGGCGAAGGCAAAGTTAGTTAAATAAACGACTAAAGGCAGATTGAGTTGCGATCGCTCTAATTTAATCGAAGCGTTTCTCCACAATAATCCTGCCACACTCATAAACAGTGCGCTAGTACCAAACCAACCAGCATAGTTCTGGTACGGTGTCCCAAAGAAAGCTCCTGGTTGTTCCCAATACCAGAAAGGCAAAGAAGATTGACTCATAGCTGGCTCAAGAGCAAAGTCCCAGCAAGTAAAGAGCAAAGCACCAACGGCAATAGAAGCAATATGGCGTCCCCAACTGGGTTTTTGAGCTACTTTCAACCCAGTTCTAGCAATTAAGTAAGACGACAGCCCAACATAAAACCAAGATAAAGGAATAGTGAAAGGAACTAGCCCGCCAATCTTATAACCCAAGCCACTTAAGTAGCTATAATCACCAAATGGAAACCCTGTACTAGTTCCCAGTAGTTCACTCCCCAAAGATATAAACACAGCAGGCAGCATAAATGCTAGCCAATTTCCTAATCCCAAGGTTCGGTAGGCATAAATAGAAACAGCTACTGTCCCCAAGATAATATCAACAACACCTCCACCAGCCATACTTAACTGTATGGCAGTTTCTCCAACCTGCGATAAGTTGAAAATTATTTCAGCATTAGGTACTACCAGTAGCATCCCTACCAGTCCAAAGGCTTTTGACACGATATGACCAATGAGGCATACGCGTTCAGCAATAACAAGTTGTCTCATGATAATTCCTTAACAAGATGTGACACGCGGCTACTCGGCTGCTAACAGTTTACAAATGTTTAACAACATATTTAACTACTTTGTACCGCAATTCTCTACAAACTTGTTTGGCTTTTTTGGGAACAGCATAACAGCCTATTGATTGAAGCTATAAGAAATATGATGTTAAACTTACTAGTCTAAGCCATATACTCAAAATCTACATAATTTCATCTCCAAGAACTTCTAGTTTCTCGTCTTATTGATATCCACATCGTGAAAAACTCCTTTTATACTGGGATATCTTTGAGGGAGGACAACCATCATCAACTGAGCAAGCCCTCAAGCAAAATAATGTCTTGAGTTACTAGACTTAGTTATGGGATCTTGACCCTGTACTAGAAATATAAACCCATGTCAATTTTGCAAAGAGTTCCTTGGGTGTCGCTGGCACTAGTACTACTGAGTTACAGTACTTTGGGCTGGGTAATATCTGAAACACGTGCGCCTCTGTTTGTGTGGGTGGCAACTGTAGTTGCTATCTTGCTTTTAGTAGTAACGTTGACTGCTCCTTGGCCGAAGATGACATATTACTACAGTATTTTGCTTCAATCAAATACCAGGTCTTTCGGTGTTGCCGTCTTAGCAGCTTTCTTATTCTTTCTCATGATTGCCTGGTTTCGAGTATTTCTTGATACCTTACTCATCATTTCAGCGACTATATTAGTCAGGATAGATTTTCAAAGAGCGGGTCTTAGGGAAGGACTAGCCTTTTACACTGCGTCTATTTTTTCATTGGGAGGTTTAGCTTTGGGTGCGCTAATCTACAAGTTAATATATTCCCAAATTCCGCTAACGTGATCAAATATAACCGATAAAGCTAGTGATGCCTGGGTTGGGCTGCGCCAACGCTTCAGAATCACTATTACTTACCCATAACTTCCTTTTTTGCTCAGATTCCCAACTTCTTAAATAAGTCGGAAATCTTTTTATTCTCTTGTTATTCAACAACTTAGGTTCAAAATGCAGGCTGTTCAAATAGCATTAGAGAGAGGAAAAAATCCATAATAAAAATTGACACCCAACTAGTAACAACTGCTTTTGTTGCCGATTCTCCTACTTCCTTTGCTCCCCCTCTAGTAGTTAAACCCCAACTACAGCCAATGACAGCAACCAGCACTCCAAAAATAAACCCTTTTAGCAAAATAATAAACAAATCTGACGGTTGTAAAAAATTTCTGACTGATTCTAAAAATGTTTCAGGAATAATTTTGTAAAACTGTGATGCAGCAAAAACTCCGCCGATGATGCCCATAACTAAAGCCAAAACCGTCATCAAAGGCACCATCAAACAACAAGCAATTACTCTAGGAAGTACTAGA encodes:
- the pgl gene encoding 6-phosphogluconolactonase, whose amino-acid sequence is MNKTVEVLPDQPALVARALELILSKLETAIEQRGRFTIALSGGSTPKPLYEAIATQKLPWDKIHIFWGDERYVPPDHPDSNELMTRRAWLNRIDIPGANIHPVPTLEANPELAADKYEKHLKEFFNSSGVEFPALDVVLLGMGDDAHTASLFPHTEALKVRDRLVTVGNKDGNPRISFTYPFINSARSVIFLVAGANKRPALAQVFAPVADDFTYPSRLIQPQGELWWLLDTAAGLELQH
- a CDS encoding FHA domain-containing protein — translated: MIVCPNCNHPNPDGAVQCEACYTPLPATTNCPSCGATVQADAAFCGQCGYNLHSAGVPHVHPATVATTVTPDVPVEVPALVPPDPLLELLQPDSLGISGSTNSHPPSSSLPPTEVAVPPEPAPQVSVSYSSPPEPAPTVAAQPVVSVQSIPTPPPLEPAPAPGAKVPPPAAPAPTVTAARTQLQQVTAKLIHVQSDLLIELPQNLSVIHIGKSNDRIPPDIDVSGFPNSEIVSRIHADIRVEGDAHYVEDVGSSNGTYINNLPLLPGNRHRLRPGDRISLGKGDLMTFLFQLA
- a CDS encoding M50 family metallopeptidase; amino-acid sequence: MREPSKNFETLLTKEAPPVVERMGLTWLIAAAIATALLWQVPGGDYILYPFTILATWFHEMGHGLMALLLGGQFQKLQIFSNGSGVATYGIRSSLGPIGLALIAAAGPMGPPLAGAVLILASRSFTAATLCLKILGGFLLFSTLIWVRSWFGLVAIPLLGLIILGIALKAPRWAQGFAIQFLGVQACVSTFHQLNYLFSSSAGSLGLSDTAQMQRYLLLPYWFWGGLMAIASLVILVQSLRVAYRSE
- the rnhA gene encoding ribonuclease HI, whose amino-acid sequence is MSTQPTIQSIYTDGACTGNPGPGGWGVVVYFSDGSIHEMGDASPHTTNNKMEMQAAIAALQFLQTSEQAQPITLHTDSEYLINCVTKWVKGWKMKGWKKSDGKPVQNQDLLEILDELNTQQVKWQHVRGHSGNIGNERCDVIARTYASGKTPSLQQLSPKNLYKSLPSKNELNVAKVADYEKNSRITNQSPQEISTSAPEITVMEPSTGPTAAATDEKPPEMRVSQLRSLVETLRIADEISEKGYLITSSELADLMDVHASAVTSRGDQWRWRNWIVSRVRREGNQILWELERGDQVGGEED
- the cruG gene encoding 2'-O-glycosyltransferase CruG; amino-acid sequence: MSNDNALIVESAISFLLLLIQVPATAILFSRLLKGPRRHPPIEPQQPTPELLGRVSVVVPTLNEALRISPLLAGLSQQSYEVREIMVVDSKSSDGTPDLVKASQQKDPRFRIMTDDPLPDGWVGRPWALHNGFLYSSEASQWFLGLDADIQPHPGLVAGLLKTAEAQGYDLVSLSPQFILKYPGECWLQPALLMTLLYRFDPAGINTNQPERVMANGQCFLCRRSVLAAVGGYSSASGSFCDDVTLARNIATQGYKVGFLDGAKVLKVRMYEGAMETWKEWGRSLDLKDATSRSQLWGDLWLLTSVQGLPLLIVLTYLLISPPLSHLLQTGLIASLPIPTLLLLGLNLFLLVIRFAMLIAIAPSYDRTNAKGGWLFWLSPLADPLAVLRIFLSAFRTPREWRGRKYSAE
- the cruF gene encoding gamma-carotene 1'-hydroxylase CruF translates to MRQLVIAERVCLIGHIVSKAFGLVGMLLVVPNAEIIFNLSQVGETAIQLSMAGGGVVDIILGTVAVSIYAYRTLGLGNWLAFMLPAVFISLGSELLGTSTGFPFGDYSYLSGLGYKIGGLVPFTIPLSWFYVGLSSYLIARTGLKVAQKPSWGRHIASIAVGALLFTCWDFALEPAMSQSSLPFWYWEQPGAFFGTPYQNYAGWFGTSALFMSVAGLLWRNASIKLERSQLNLPLVVYLTNFAFAAGLSLAAGFSIPVLLGLLLGVTPAVALWLMSSTTPAQVAVESVSKEVSVAKVEVALK